From the genome of Ctenopharyngodon idella isolate HZGC_01 chromosome 23, HZGC01, whole genome shotgun sequence, one region includes:
- the plcd1a gene encoding 1-phosphatidylinositol 4,5-bisphosphate phosphodiesterase delta-1a isoform X3: protein MELNGFAGRLGLEGDPDLQFLLKGGDLLKVKSRSWRKTRYFRLNEDCKTVWQETSKKFKSDTSFSLEDIEYVRHGRQTEALQKYTDPSIEDRCFSIIFKGRRNNLNLIASSKEEAKRWVSGLEKVINSMYNLNRQQNSEHWIYNCMRKADKNADNKMSLKELKHFLRQINIEVDDGYAETLFKKCDTSNSGTLEGSEIKQFYNLLTYRQEIDVIYGKYAHTDGQMSSSDLLNFLHNEQREPVSLDYAYKLIDKFEVDEIAKLNKHMSKDGFLMYLNHEEGSIFNPAHKAVYQDMHQPLNHYFISSSHNTYLMEDQLKGPSSTEAYIKALIKGCRCVELDCWDGESGEPVVYHGHTLTSKVLFKDVIKAIKEYAFKTSQYPVILSLENHCTTEQQKIMAHYLTSILGSALLTQPLGHNMPTTFPGPEELKGRFLIKGKRLNKLDAAFNNNTSEDVDSVSEEDEAAELKEAEPKPKDKTKKKIKLAKELSDLVIYCKSVHFSNFEHSRDNQAFYEMASFKESKAMNLAENSATAFIHHNMDKLSRIYPAGSRTNSSNYNPVPLWNAGCQIVALNFQTPCKEMDLNQARFLPNGKCGYILKPEFQRDPGSQFDPINLSVGPWLQKKSLHIMIISAQQLPKINKDKQTSIVDPHVRVEIYGVPADNASKQTHHIVNNGFNPMWNTKFQFTVHVPELALVRFVVEDYDVATQNDLVGLYTVPFISMQNGYRHVPLLTKRGSLIPSAGLFVHIMIIDA from the exons GTCTGGAGGGAGACCCGGATCTGCAGTTTTTGCTGAAAGGTGGAGACCTACTAAAGGTGAAGTCCCGCTCATGGAGGAAGACCCGCTACTTTCGGCTGAACGAAGATTGTAAGACTGTGTGGCAAGAGACCAGCAAGAAATTCAAGAGCGACACCAGCT TCAGCCTCGAGGACATTGAATATGTGCGGCATGGCCGTCAGACTGAAGCGCTGCAGAAGTACACTGACCCCTCAATTGAGGACCGCTGCTTCTCCATCATCTTCAAGGGTCGACGGAACAACCTGAACTTGATTGCCTCATCCAAAGAGGAGGCCAAGCGTTGGGTCAGCGGTCTGGAGAAAGTCATCAACAGCATGTACAACCTGAACCGCCAACAGAACAGCGAACA CTGGATCTATAACTGCATGCGCAAGGCAGACAAGAACGCAGACAACAAAATGTCCTTGAAGGAGTTGAAGCATTTCCTACGTCAGATCAATATTGAGGTGGATGACGGTTACGCTGAGACGCTCTTCAAG AAATGTGACACATCAAATTCAGGAACTCTGGAGGGATCCGAAATTAAACAGTTCTACAATTTGCTGACTTACCGTCAGGAAATTGATGTAATCTATGGAAAGTACGCTCATACTGACGGACAGATGAGCTCCAGTGACCTGTTGAACTTCCTCCATAATGAGCAGAGGGAGCCAGTGTCTTTGGATTATGCATATAAGCTTATCGATAAATTTGAGGTGGATGAAATAG CCAAACTGAACAAGCACATGAGCAAAGATGGTTTCCTGATGTACCTGAACCATGAAGAAGGCTCCATCTTTAACCCCGCCCACAAAGCCGTGTACCAAGACATGCATCAACCACTCAATCATTACTTTATTTCCTCTTCCCATAACACCTATCTGATGGAGGACCAGCTGAAGGGGCCTAGCAGCACAGAAGCCTATATCAA AGCGCTGATAAAGGGATGCCGCTGTGTGGAGCTGGATTGCTGGGACGGTGAAAGCGGGGAGCCGGTCGTTTACCACGGTCACACGCTCACATCCAAAGTGCTCTTCAAAGACGTCATCAAGGCCATCAAAGAGTATGCTTTCAAA ACCTCACAATACCCAGTGATCCTGTCTTTGGAGAACCATTGCACCACAGAGCAGCAGAAAATAATGGCCCATTACTTAACCTCCATCTTGGGCAGTGCTCTGCTCACTCAGCCACTGGGGCATAACATGCCCACCACTTTTCCAGGACCTGAG GAGCTGAAGGGACGTTTCCTGATCAAGGGAAAGCGTTTGAACAAACTGGATGCGGCATTCAACAACAACACCTCAGAGGATGTGGACAGCGTGTCGGAGGAAGACGAGGCTGCTGAACTGAAAGAGGCTGAACCGAAACCCAAAGACAAG acaaaaaaaaagatcaagCTGGCTAAGGAGCTGTCAGATTTGGTAATCTACTGCAAGAGTGTCCATTTCAGCAACTTTGAGCATTCAAGAGATAATCAGGCCTTCTATGAAATGGCCTCCTTCAAGGAGAGCAAAGCAATGAACCTGGCGGAAAACTCAG CTACGGCATTTATTCATCACAACATGGATAAGCTGAGCAGAATCTACCCAGCTGGCTCCAGAACCAATTCGTCCAACTACAATCCGGTGCCACTGTGGAACGCTGGCTGCCAAATAG TGGCTCTAAACTTCCAGACTCCCTGTAAAGAGATGGATCTGAACCAGGCCCGCTTTTTACCTAATGGCAAGTGTGGCTACATACTGAAGCCAGAGTTTCAGAGGGACCCGGGCTCCCAGTTTGACCCCATAAACCTCAGTGTAGGCCCCTGGCTGCAGAAGAAGTCCCTGCATATCATG ATCATCTCAGCCCAGCAGCTGCCTAAGATCAATAAGGACAAACAGACCTCCATTGTGGACCCTCACGTCAGAGTGGAGATCTATGGTGTGCCAGCTGACAATGCCAGCAAACAGACACATCACATTGTCAACAATG GTTTCAATCCAATGTGGAATACAAAATTCCAGTTCACTGTTCACGTGCCTGAACTAGCTTTGGTGCGGTTTGTGGTGGAGGACTATGATGTTGCTACCCAAAATGATTTGGTTGGCCTGTACACTGTGCCCTTCATCAGCATGCAGAATG GATACCGGCATGTGCCTCTGCTCACAAAGAGAGGAAGCCTCATTCCTTCAGCGGGACTGTTTGTGCACATCATGATTATTGATGCTTAA
- the plcd1a gene encoding 1-phosphatidylinositol 4,5-bisphosphate phosphodiesterase delta-1a isoform X2 — protein MELNGFAGRLDILLTTSNFASLEGDPDLQFLLKGGDLLKVKSRSWRKTRYFRLNEDCKTVWQETSKKFKSDTSFSLEDIEYVRHGRQTEALQKYTDPSIEDRCFSIIFKGRRNNLNLIASSKEEAKRWVSGLEKVINSMYNLNRQQNSEHWIYNCMRKADKNADNKMSLKELKHFLRQINIEVDDGYAETLFKKCDTSNSGTLEGSEIKQFYNLLTYRQEIDVIYGKYAHTDGQMSSSDLLNFLHNEQREPVSLDYAYKLIDKFEVDEIAKLNKHMSKDGFLMYLNHEEGSIFNPAHKAVYQDMHQPLNHYFISSSHNTYLMEDQLKGPSSTEAYIKALIKGCRCVELDCWDGESGEPVVYHGHTLTSKVLFKDVIKAIKEYAFKTSQYPVILSLENHCTTEQQKIMAHYLTSILGSALLTQPLGHNMPTTFPGPEELKGRFLIKGKRLNKLDAAFNNNTSEDVDSVSEEDEAAELKEAEPKPKDKTKKKIKLAKELSDLVIYCKSVHFSNFEHSRDNQAFYEMASFKESKAMNLAENSATAFIHHNMDKLSRIYPAGSRTNSSNYNPVPLWNAGCQIVALNFQTPCKEMDLNQARFLPNGKCGYILKPEFQRDPGSQFDPINLSVGPWLQKKSLHIMIISAQQLPKINKDKQTSIVDPHVRVEIYGVPADNASKQTHHIVNNGFNPMWNTKFQFTVHVPELALVRFVVEDYDVATQNDLVGLYTVPFISMQNGYRHVPLLTKRGSLIPSAGLFVHIMIIDA, from the exons GTCTGGAGGGAGACCCGGATCTGCAGTTTTTGCTGAAAGGTGGAGACCTACTAAAGGTGAAGTCCCGCTCATGGAGGAAGACCCGCTACTTTCGGCTGAACGAAGATTGTAAGACTGTGTGGCAAGAGACCAGCAAGAAATTCAAGAGCGACACCAGCT TCAGCCTCGAGGACATTGAATATGTGCGGCATGGCCGTCAGACTGAAGCGCTGCAGAAGTACACTGACCCCTCAATTGAGGACCGCTGCTTCTCCATCATCTTCAAGGGTCGACGGAACAACCTGAACTTGATTGCCTCATCCAAAGAGGAGGCCAAGCGTTGGGTCAGCGGTCTGGAGAAAGTCATCAACAGCATGTACAACCTGAACCGCCAACAGAACAGCGAACA CTGGATCTATAACTGCATGCGCAAGGCAGACAAGAACGCAGACAACAAAATGTCCTTGAAGGAGTTGAAGCATTTCCTACGTCAGATCAATATTGAGGTGGATGACGGTTACGCTGAGACGCTCTTCAAG AAATGTGACACATCAAATTCAGGAACTCTGGAGGGATCCGAAATTAAACAGTTCTACAATTTGCTGACTTACCGTCAGGAAATTGATGTAATCTATGGAAAGTACGCTCATACTGACGGACAGATGAGCTCCAGTGACCTGTTGAACTTCCTCCATAATGAGCAGAGGGAGCCAGTGTCTTTGGATTATGCATATAAGCTTATCGATAAATTTGAGGTGGATGAAATAG CCAAACTGAACAAGCACATGAGCAAAGATGGTTTCCTGATGTACCTGAACCATGAAGAAGGCTCCATCTTTAACCCCGCCCACAAAGCCGTGTACCAAGACATGCATCAACCACTCAATCATTACTTTATTTCCTCTTCCCATAACACCTATCTGATGGAGGACCAGCTGAAGGGGCCTAGCAGCACAGAAGCCTATATCAA AGCGCTGATAAAGGGATGCCGCTGTGTGGAGCTGGATTGCTGGGACGGTGAAAGCGGGGAGCCGGTCGTTTACCACGGTCACACGCTCACATCCAAAGTGCTCTTCAAAGACGTCATCAAGGCCATCAAAGAGTATGCTTTCAAA ACCTCACAATACCCAGTGATCCTGTCTTTGGAGAACCATTGCACCACAGAGCAGCAGAAAATAATGGCCCATTACTTAACCTCCATCTTGGGCAGTGCTCTGCTCACTCAGCCACTGGGGCATAACATGCCCACCACTTTTCCAGGACCTGAG GAGCTGAAGGGACGTTTCCTGATCAAGGGAAAGCGTTTGAACAAACTGGATGCGGCATTCAACAACAACACCTCAGAGGATGTGGACAGCGTGTCGGAGGAAGACGAGGCTGCTGAACTGAAAGAGGCTGAACCGAAACCCAAAGACAAG acaaaaaaaaagatcaagCTGGCTAAGGAGCTGTCAGATTTGGTAATCTACTGCAAGAGTGTCCATTTCAGCAACTTTGAGCATTCAAGAGATAATCAGGCCTTCTATGAAATGGCCTCCTTCAAGGAGAGCAAAGCAATGAACCTGGCGGAAAACTCAG CTACGGCATTTATTCATCACAACATGGATAAGCTGAGCAGAATCTACCCAGCTGGCTCCAGAACCAATTCGTCCAACTACAATCCGGTGCCACTGTGGAACGCTGGCTGCCAAATAG TGGCTCTAAACTTCCAGACTCCCTGTAAAGAGATGGATCTGAACCAGGCCCGCTTTTTACCTAATGGCAAGTGTGGCTACATACTGAAGCCAGAGTTTCAGAGGGACCCGGGCTCCCAGTTTGACCCCATAAACCTCAGTGTAGGCCCCTGGCTGCAGAAGAAGTCCCTGCATATCATG ATCATCTCAGCCCAGCAGCTGCCTAAGATCAATAAGGACAAACAGACCTCCATTGTGGACCCTCACGTCAGAGTGGAGATCTATGGTGTGCCAGCTGACAATGCCAGCAAACAGACACATCACATTGTCAACAATG GTTTCAATCCAATGTGGAATACAAAATTCCAGTTCACTGTTCACGTGCCTGAACTAGCTTTGGTGCGGTTTGTGGTGGAGGACTATGATGTTGCTACCCAAAATGATTTGGTTGGCCTGTACACTGTGCCCTTCATCAGCATGCAGAATG GATACCGGCATGTGCCTCTGCTCACAAAGAGAGGAAGCCTCATTCCTTCAGCGGGACTGTTTGTGCACATCATGATTATTGATGCTTAA
- the plcd1a gene encoding 1-phosphatidylinositol 4,5-bisphosphate phosphodiesterase delta-1a isoform X1, whose product MSCARKPRKRTKSQELIYQEHCKNVAHENGKRIGLEGDPDLQFLLKGGDLLKVKSRSWRKTRYFRLNEDCKTVWQETSKKFKSDTSFSLEDIEYVRHGRQTEALQKYTDPSIEDRCFSIIFKGRRNNLNLIASSKEEAKRWVSGLEKVINSMYNLNRQQNSEHWIYNCMRKADKNADNKMSLKELKHFLRQINIEVDDGYAETLFKKCDTSNSGTLEGSEIKQFYNLLTYRQEIDVIYGKYAHTDGQMSSSDLLNFLHNEQREPVSLDYAYKLIDKFEVDEIAKLNKHMSKDGFLMYLNHEEGSIFNPAHKAVYQDMHQPLNHYFISSSHNTYLMEDQLKGPSSTEAYIKALIKGCRCVELDCWDGESGEPVVYHGHTLTSKVLFKDVIKAIKEYAFKTSQYPVILSLENHCTTEQQKIMAHYLTSILGSALLTQPLGHNMPTTFPGPEELKGRFLIKGKRLNKLDAAFNNNTSEDVDSVSEEDEAAELKEAEPKPKDKTKKKIKLAKELSDLVIYCKSVHFSNFEHSRDNQAFYEMASFKESKAMNLAENSATAFIHHNMDKLSRIYPAGSRTNSSNYNPVPLWNAGCQIVALNFQTPCKEMDLNQARFLPNGKCGYILKPEFQRDPGSQFDPINLSVGPWLQKKSLHIMIISAQQLPKINKDKQTSIVDPHVRVEIYGVPADNASKQTHHIVNNGFNPMWNTKFQFTVHVPELALVRFVVEDYDVATQNDLVGLYTVPFISMQNGYRHVPLLTKRGSLIPSAGLFVHIMIIDA is encoded by the exons GTCTGGAGGGAGACCCGGATCTGCAGTTTTTGCTGAAAGGTGGAGACCTACTAAAGGTGAAGTCCCGCTCATGGAGGAAGACCCGCTACTTTCGGCTGAACGAAGATTGTAAGACTGTGTGGCAAGAGACCAGCAAGAAATTCAAGAGCGACACCAGCT TCAGCCTCGAGGACATTGAATATGTGCGGCATGGCCGTCAGACTGAAGCGCTGCAGAAGTACACTGACCCCTCAATTGAGGACCGCTGCTTCTCCATCATCTTCAAGGGTCGACGGAACAACCTGAACTTGATTGCCTCATCCAAAGAGGAGGCCAAGCGTTGGGTCAGCGGTCTGGAGAAAGTCATCAACAGCATGTACAACCTGAACCGCCAACAGAACAGCGAACA CTGGATCTATAACTGCATGCGCAAGGCAGACAAGAACGCAGACAACAAAATGTCCTTGAAGGAGTTGAAGCATTTCCTACGTCAGATCAATATTGAGGTGGATGACGGTTACGCTGAGACGCTCTTCAAG AAATGTGACACATCAAATTCAGGAACTCTGGAGGGATCCGAAATTAAACAGTTCTACAATTTGCTGACTTACCGTCAGGAAATTGATGTAATCTATGGAAAGTACGCTCATACTGACGGACAGATGAGCTCCAGTGACCTGTTGAACTTCCTCCATAATGAGCAGAGGGAGCCAGTGTCTTTGGATTATGCATATAAGCTTATCGATAAATTTGAGGTGGATGAAATAG CCAAACTGAACAAGCACATGAGCAAAGATGGTTTCCTGATGTACCTGAACCATGAAGAAGGCTCCATCTTTAACCCCGCCCACAAAGCCGTGTACCAAGACATGCATCAACCACTCAATCATTACTTTATTTCCTCTTCCCATAACACCTATCTGATGGAGGACCAGCTGAAGGGGCCTAGCAGCACAGAAGCCTATATCAA AGCGCTGATAAAGGGATGCCGCTGTGTGGAGCTGGATTGCTGGGACGGTGAAAGCGGGGAGCCGGTCGTTTACCACGGTCACACGCTCACATCCAAAGTGCTCTTCAAAGACGTCATCAAGGCCATCAAAGAGTATGCTTTCAAA ACCTCACAATACCCAGTGATCCTGTCTTTGGAGAACCATTGCACCACAGAGCAGCAGAAAATAATGGCCCATTACTTAACCTCCATCTTGGGCAGTGCTCTGCTCACTCAGCCACTGGGGCATAACATGCCCACCACTTTTCCAGGACCTGAG GAGCTGAAGGGACGTTTCCTGATCAAGGGAAAGCGTTTGAACAAACTGGATGCGGCATTCAACAACAACACCTCAGAGGATGTGGACAGCGTGTCGGAGGAAGACGAGGCTGCTGAACTGAAAGAGGCTGAACCGAAACCCAAAGACAAG acaaaaaaaaagatcaagCTGGCTAAGGAGCTGTCAGATTTGGTAATCTACTGCAAGAGTGTCCATTTCAGCAACTTTGAGCATTCAAGAGATAATCAGGCCTTCTATGAAATGGCCTCCTTCAAGGAGAGCAAAGCAATGAACCTGGCGGAAAACTCAG CTACGGCATTTATTCATCACAACATGGATAAGCTGAGCAGAATCTACCCAGCTGGCTCCAGAACCAATTCGTCCAACTACAATCCGGTGCCACTGTGGAACGCTGGCTGCCAAATAG TGGCTCTAAACTTCCAGACTCCCTGTAAAGAGATGGATCTGAACCAGGCCCGCTTTTTACCTAATGGCAAGTGTGGCTACATACTGAAGCCAGAGTTTCAGAGGGACCCGGGCTCCCAGTTTGACCCCATAAACCTCAGTGTAGGCCCCTGGCTGCAGAAGAAGTCCCTGCATATCATG ATCATCTCAGCCCAGCAGCTGCCTAAGATCAATAAGGACAAACAGACCTCCATTGTGGACCCTCACGTCAGAGTGGAGATCTATGGTGTGCCAGCTGACAATGCCAGCAAACAGACACATCACATTGTCAACAATG GTTTCAATCCAATGTGGAATACAAAATTCCAGTTCACTGTTCACGTGCCTGAACTAGCTTTGGTGCGGTTTGTGGTGGAGGACTATGATGTTGCTACCCAAAATGATTTGGTTGGCCTGTACACTGTGCCCTTCATCAGCATGCAGAATG GATACCGGCATGTGCCTCTGCTCACAAAGAGAGGAAGCCTCATTCCTTCAGCGGGACTGTTTGTGCACATCATGATTATTGATGCTTAA